A single Vigna radiata var. radiata cultivar VC1973A chromosome 8, Vradiata_ver6, whole genome shotgun sequence DNA region contains:
- the LOC106769783 gene encoding uncharacterized protein LOC106769783: MECNKDEAVRARQMAEARMQSGEFVEALRLATKAKKLYADVENITQILTICEVHNAANKKVSATEMDWYAILQIERFADEAIIKKQYRRLALLLHPDKNKYAGAEAAFKLIGQANGVLSDQEKRSLYDSRFGISVRGAAKKSTAKRGAEKCQRSSESQRNSHGNVFTAKRDEHATNYQKNSYPNSADSNNQAGPTTFWTTCPHCGFQFEYLIRYAYTNLLCMQCFKSYKGNVFSFGAPPPQPKFTSVNIPKEAPVPGPPKPDSESHVQKPFGRERTARFVRSDTTSMKKCAAGVGAHCEKSKDGSVPASKVMESQCSKNVGSKRVRQSAPDSGKSFKDRNSGEMRDANVRENDIDHSRAGARRSSRKKQRVSYTETSEDEDLEFPSKSPRQNEPLKTDDVENKTVPSSNGASNSNNPATSTAGVADQNTENVSESKEHNCSSPDSNIPSSPDILSCFDAEFNDFEMDKEADRFAVNQIWAVYDDSGDAMPRFYAIVKKVFSPFMLQITWLEADPHYKEDLDWQDADLPIACGRFRLGSSQKTTDRTMFSHQVRCVKETGKGSYLVYPRKGETWAIFRDWDIKWSSDPNKHLAYDYDYVEILSDFSDNVVIAVAYLGKVKGFVSLFQQTSENGAVNFYVRPHELYRFSHQIPSYKMSGNEREGVPRGSFEFDPAALPSNLFEVGDSGNLKMNS, encoded by the coding sequence ATGGAGTGCAACAAGGATGAGGCGGTGAGGGCTAGGCAAATGGCCGAAGCTAGAATGCAAAGTGGTGAATTTGTGGAGGCACTCAGATTGGCTACCAAGGCTAAAAAGCTGTATGCTGATGTTGAAAACATTACTCAGATTCTTACCATCTGTGAGGTTCACAATGCTGCAAATAAAAAGGTCTCTGCCACTGAAATGGACTGGTATGCGATACTTCAGATCGAAAGATTTGCTGATGAAGCAATCATAAAGAAACAGTACAGGAGGCTCGCACTGCTACTTCATCCTGACAAGAACAAGTATGCTGGTGCAGAAGCTGCTTTCAAGTTGATTGGGCAAGCCAATGGGGTCTTGAGTGACCAAGAAAAACGTTCTTTGTATGACAGCCGGTTCGGAATCTCTGTGAGAGGTGCTGCGAAGAAATCCACTGCAAAACGTGGTGCAGAAAAATGCCAGAGAAGTTCTGAATCACAACGTAATTCACATGGGAATGTGTTCACTGCAAAGCGTGATGAACATGCAACAAATTATCAAAAGAATTCTTATCCTAACTCCGCTGATTCCAACAACCAAGCTGGGCCGACGACATTCTGGACAACTTGCCCACATTGTGGTTTTCAGTTCGAGTACTTAATACGATATGCGTATACGAACTTATTATGTATGCAGTGCTTTAAATCATATAAAGgtaatgtttttagttttggtGCTCCACCGCCACAGCCAAAGTTTACTTCAGTAAATATCCCGAAAGAGGCTCCAGTTCCTGGTCCCCCAAAACCAGATTCAGAAAGCCATGTTCAGAAACCCTTTGGTAGAGAACGTACTGCCAGGTTTGTGCGGTCAGATACTACATCTATGAAAAAATGTGCTGCTGGAGTTGGTGCTCATTGTGAAAAGAGTAAAGATGGCTCTGTTCCTGCATCCAAAGTCATGGAGTCACAATGCTCTAAAAATGTTGGAAGTAAGAGGGTAAGACAGTCAGCACCAGATTCAGGAAAAAGCTTCAAAGATAGAAACAGTGGTGAGATGAGAGATGCTAATGTTCGAGAAAATGATATTGATCATTCAAGAGCTGGTGCAAGGAGATCTTCAAGGAAAAAACAACGTGTTTCATATACGGAAACCTCTGAAGATGAAGATCTTGAATTTCCTTCCAAATCGCCACGACAAAATGAACCACTTAAAACCGATGACGTTGAGAATAAGACTGTTCCGTCAAGTAATGGAGCGTCCAACAGCAACAATCCAGCTACTTCAACTGCTGGTGTGGCTGATCAGAACACGGAGAATGTATCCGAGTCAAAAGAGCATAACTGCTCTTCACCGGATTCAAATATTCCTTCTAGTCCAGACATCCTTTCTTGTTTTGACGCAGAATTCAATGATTTCGAAATGGACAAGGAGGCGGATCGCTTTGCTGTTAATCAAATATGGGCAGTGTATGATGATAGCGGTGATGCGATGCCAAGATTTTATGCTATAGTCAAGAAAGTGTTTTCCCCTTTCATGTTGCAGATTACTTGGTTGGAGGCTGATCCACATTACAAAGAAGACCTTGATTGGCAGGATGCAGATTTGCCTATTGCCTGCGGTAGGTTCAGACTTGGCAGTTCTCAGAAAACTACAGATCGTACTATGTTCTCTCATCAGGTGCGGTGTGTAAAAGAAACTGGCAAAGGTTCTTATCTGGTATATCCCCGTAAAGGAGAAACATGGGCAATTTTCAGAGATTGGGATATAAAATGGAGTTCTGATCCAAATAAACATTTAGCGTATGACTATGACTACGTGGAGATCTTATCAGATTTCTCTGATAACGTGGTCATCGCTGTTGCCTATCTGGGCAAAGTGAAAGGATTTGTTAGCCTCTTTCAGCAAACGTCGGAGAATGGAGCGGTCAATTTTTATGTCCGGCCTCACGAGCTTTATAGGTTCTCGCATCAAATTCCTTCTTATAAGATGTCTGGTAATGAGAGGGAGGGTGTTCCAAGAGGATCTTTTGAATTTGATCCTGCTGCCTTGCCTTCTAATCTCTTTGAAGTTGGTGATTCGGGTAATTTGAAGATGAATAGCTGA